A single window of Coffea eugenioides isolate CCC68of chromosome 7, Ceug_1.0, whole genome shotgun sequence DNA harbors:
- the LOC113777515 gene encoding pentatricopeptide repeat-containing protein At2g17670, translating into MGKFPPSMRGAKLPMNALMNKTPSQPHPLTENFPYWADKKIPKKKPTKLPSKMTSQLPAITFNPPSISEAKTLFNQLISTPGKTPFDLRFCNSVLQSFSSRATLQDSIFFLNHMIKTHPSFSPDSSTYNVLLVQSCKANDFSISSVHQVLNYMSSQGFPPNKVSTDIAVRTLCSCGREEDAIELVKDLSGKNLVPDSYTYNFLVRQLVRNRELSTVNSFIKEMREGFGIQPDLVTYTIMIDNVCNRKNLREATRLLGVLSEEGYKPDCYVYNTIMKGHCMLSQSREVLDVYEKMKEEGVEPDLVTYNTLIYGLSKSGRVKEAKKFLGIMTEMGHFPDAVTYTSLMNGMCREGDALGALALLGEMEAKGCNPNVCTYNTLLHGLCKARLLDKGIELYKVMQEGGMKLETGCYGTFVRALCRKGRVAEAYEVFDYAVESKSMTDVAAYSTLESTLKWLKKAREQGLAA; encoded by the coding sequence CCTCACTGAAAATTTCCCTTATTGGGCAGACAAAAAGATTCCCAAGAAAAAACCCACAAAACTGCCATCGAAAATGACATCTCAGCTCCCTGCAATCACCTTCAATCCCCCTAGCATTTCAGAAGCCAAAACCCTTTTCAATCAGCTTATATCAACTCCAGGAAAAACCCCCTTTGACCTCAGGTTCTGTAATTCGGTCCTCCAGTCATTTTCATCCAGAGCGACCCTTCAAGATTCAATCTTTTTCCTCAATCACATGATCAAGACTCACCCTTCATTTTCCCCTGATAGCTCTACTTACAATGTGCTTCTCGTTCAATCTTGCAAAGCTAATGATTTTTCTATCTCATCCGTCCACCAGGTGCTTAATTATATGTCCAGCCAAGGTTTTCCACCAAATAAGGTGTCTACGGACATTGCTGTGAGGACCCTTTGCTCCTGTGGACGGGAAGAGGATGCCATTGAGTTGGTTAAGGATCTATCAGGCAAGAATTTGGTTCCTGATTCATATACTTACAATTTTTTAGTTAGACAGCTTGTAAGGAATAGGGAATTGAGTACTGTGAATAGTTTCATCAAGGAAATGAGGGAGGGCTTCGGGATACAGCCTGATCTGGTGACGTATACAATTATGATCGATAATGTCTGTAATAGGAAGAATCTCCGAGAGGCTACCCGGTTGTTGGGAGTTTTGAGTGAGGAAGGATATAAGCCTGATTGTTATGTATACAATACCATTATGAAGGGCCATTGTATGTTGAGTCAAAGTAGAGAGGTATTGGATGTGTATGAGAAAATGAAGGAGGAAGGGGTGGAGCCAGACCTTGTAACTTATAATACTTTGATTTATGGGCTATCAAAATCAGGGAGGGTGAAGGAGGCTAAGAAGTTTCTTGGCATCATGACAGAAATGGGACATTTTCCGGATGCAGTTACTTATACTTCTTTGATGAATGGAATGTGCAGGGAGGGCGATGCACTTGGGGCATTGGCATTGTTGGGGGAAATGGAAGCAAAGGGGTGTAATCCTAATGTGTGCACATATAACACATTGCTTCATGGGTTGTGTAAGGCGAGGCTGTTGGATAAAGGGATTGAATTGTATAAGGTGATGCAGGAGGGTGGCATGAAGCTTGAGACAGGATGTTACGGGACATTTGTGAGGGCGCTTTGTAGGAAAGGTAGAGTTGCGGAAGCTTATGAAGTTTTTGATTATGCAGTGGAGAGTAAGAGTATGACTGATGTTGCAGCTTATTCAACTCTGGAAAGTACTCTTAAGTGGCTGAAGAAAGCTAGAGAACAAGGCCTCGCTGCTTGA